The following are encoded in a window of Mustela nigripes isolate SB6536 chromosome 3, MUSNIG.SB6536, whole genome shotgun sequence genomic DNA:
- the PYCR3 gene encoding pyrroline-5-carboxylate reductase 3, translating into MAAAAAEAGAGPLRVGFVGAGRMAEAIAQGFIRAGKVEARHILASAPTDRNLCHFQALGCQTTHSNQEVLQNCLLVFFATKPHVLPTVLAEVAPLVTAEHILVSVAAGVSLSTLEELLPPTARVLRVSPNLPCMVQEGAMVMARGRHAGSSEAKLLQALLEACGQCEEVPEAHVDIHTGLSGSGVAFVCAFSEALAEGAIKMGMPGGLAHRIAAQTLLGTAKMLQQNGQHPAQLRTDVCTPGGTTIYGLHALEQGGLRAAAMSAVEAATCRARELSGK; encoded by the exons atggcggcggcggcggcggaggccgGGGCAGGCCCGCTTCGCGTGGGCTTCGTCGGCGCGGGACGTATGGCGGAGGCCATCGCGCAGGGCTTCATCCGCGCAG GGAAAGTGGAAGCTCGGCACATCCTGGCCAGCGCACCAACCGACAGGAACCTCTGCCACTTCCAG GCTCTGGGCTGCCAGACCACCCACTCCAACCAGGAGGTTCTGCAGAACTGCTTGCTGGTCTTCTTTGCTACCAAGCCCCATGTCCTGCCCACTGTCCTGGCAGAGGTGGCCCCTCTGGTAACGGCTGAGCACATCTTGGTGTCTGTGGCTGCCGGGGTCTCTCTGAGCACCTTGGAAGAG CTGCTGCCCCCGACGGCACGGGTGTTGCGGGTCTCACCCAACCTGCCCTGCATGGTTCAGGAAGGGGCCATGGTGATGGCCCGGGGCCGCCACGCTGGAAGCAGTGAGGCCAAGCTCCTGCAGGCCCTGCTGGAAGCCTGCGGGCAGTGCGAGGAGGTGCCTGAGGCCCATGTGGACATCCACACGGGCCTCAGTGGCAGCGGTGTCGCCTTC GTGTGTGCCTTTTCAGAGGCCCTGGCCGAGGGTGCCATCAAGATGGGTATGCCCGGCGGCCTGGCCCACCGCATCGCCGCTCAGACCCTGCTG GGGACAGCCAAGATGTTGCAGCAGAACGGGCAGCACCCAGCTCAGCTGCGGACAGACGTGTGCACGCCAGGCGGCACCACCATCTACGGGCTCCACGCCCTGGAGCAGGGTGGGCTGCGGGCCGCCGCCATGAGCGCCGTGGAGGCCGCCACCTGTCGGGCCAGGGAGCTCAGCGGGAAGTAG
- the GFUS gene encoding GDP-L-fucose synthase isoform X2, which yields MAWARSPQTQDRRPNHVSARGAVNMSEPGGSVRVLVTGGSGLVGRAIQEVVADGAGLPGEDWVFVSSKDADLTDAAQTRALFEKVRPTHVIHLAAMVGGLFRNIKYNLDFWIHNGPPHSSNFGYSYAKRMIDVQNRAYFQQHGCTFTAVIPTNVFGPHDNFNIEDGHVLPGLIHKVHLAKSSGSALTVWGTGRPRRQFIYSRDLARLFVWVLREYNEVEPIILSVGEEDEVSIQEAAEAVVEAMDFHGEVTFDTTKSDGQFKKTASNRKLRTYLPNFRFTPFKQAVKETCAWFTQNYEQARK from the exons ATGGCATGGGCCAGGAGCCCCCAAACCCAAGATCGTCGGCCTAACCACGTGTCCGCTCGAG GTGCAGTCAACATGAGTGAGCCTGGAGGGTCAGTCCGAGTGCTAGTGACAGGGGGATCTGGGCTGGTGGGCAGAGCCATCCAAGAGGTGGTAGCAGATGGAGCTGGACTGCCTGGAGAGGACTGGGTGTTCGTCTCCTCCAAGGACGCGGATCTTAC GGACGCTGCACAGACCCGAGCCCTGTTTGAAAAGGTCCGGCCCACACATGTCATCCACCTTGCGGCAATGGTGGGGGGCCTGTTCCGGAATATCAAATACAACCTGGACTTCTGG ATCCACAATGGGCCGCCGCACAGCAGCAATTTTGGCTACTCCTATGCCAAGAGGATGATCGACGTGCAGAACAG GGCCTACTTCCAGCAGCATGGCTGCACTTTCACCGCTGTCATCCCCACTAACGTCTTTGGGCCCCACGACAACTTCAACATTGAGGACGGCCACGTGCTGCCCGGCCTCATCCACAAGGTGCACCTGGCCAAGA GCAGCGGCTCCGCCCTGACGGTCTGGGGCACCGGGAGGCCACGGAGGCAGTTCATCTACTCACGG GACCTGGCCCGGCTCTTTGTTTGGGTCCTGCGGGAGTACAATGAGGTGGAGCCCATCATCCTGTCAG TGGGCGAGGAGGATGAGGTCTCCATCCAGGAGGCAGCTGAAGCTGTGGTGGAGGCCATGGACTTCCATGGGGAGGTCACC TTTGATACAACCAAATCGGATGGGCAGTTTAAGAAGACGGCCAGTAACAGGAAGCTTCGGACCTACCTGCCCAACTTCCGGTTTACACCCTTCAAGCAGG CTGTGAAGGAGACCTGCGCCTGGTTCACCCAGAACTATGAGCAGGCCCGGAAGTGA
- the GFUS gene encoding GDP-L-fucose synthase isoform X3, which produces MSEPGGSVRVLVTGGSGLVGRAIQEVVADGAGLPGEDWVFVSSKDADLTDAAQTRALFEKVRPTHVIHLAAMVGGLFRNIKYNLDFWRKNVHINDNVLHSAFEVGVRKVVSCLSTCIFPDKTTYPIDETMIHNGPPHSSNFGYSYAKRMIDVQNRAYFQQHGCTFTAVIPTNVFGPHDNFNIEDGHVLPGLIHKVHLAKSSGSALTVWGTGRPRRQFIYSRDLARLFVWVLREYNEVEPIILSVGEEDEVSIQEAAEAVVEAMDFHGEVTFDTTKSDGQFKKTASNRKLRTYLPNFRFTPFKQAVKETCAWFTQNYEQARK; this is translated from the exons ATGAGTGAGCCTGGAGGGTCAGTCCGAGTGCTAGTGACAGGGGGATCTGGGCTGGTGGGCAGAGCCATCCAAGAGGTGGTAGCAGATGGAGCTGGACTGCCTGGAGAGGACTGGGTGTTCGTCTCCTCCAAGGACGCGGATCTTAC GGACGCTGCACAGACCCGAGCCCTGTTTGAAAAGGTCCGGCCCACACATGTCATCCACCTTGCGGCAATGGTGGGGGGCCTGTTCCGGAATATCAAATACAACCTGGACTTCTGG AGGAAAAACGTGCACATCAACGACAACGTCCTGCACTCGGCCTTCGAGGTGGGCGTGCGTAAAGTGGTCTCCTGCCTGTCTACCTGTATCTTCCCGGACAAGACCACCTATCCTATCGACGAGACCATG ATCCACAATGGGCCGCCGCACAGCAGCAATTTTGGCTACTCCTATGCCAAGAGGATGATCGACGTGCAGAACAG GGCCTACTTCCAGCAGCATGGCTGCACTTTCACCGCTGTCATCCCCACTAACGTCTTTGGGCCCCACGACAACTTCAACATTGAGGACGGCCACGTGCTGCCCGGCCTCATCCACAAGGTGCACCTGGCCAAGA GCAGCGGCTCCGCCCTGACGGTCTGGGGCACCGGGAGGCCACGGAGGCAGTTCATCTACTCACGG GACCTGGCCCGGCTCTTTGTTTGGGTCCTGCGGGAGTACAATGAGGTGGAGCCCATCATCCTGTCAG TGGGCGAGGAGGATGAGGTCTCCATCCAGGAGGCAGCTGAAGCTGTGGTGGAGGCCATGGACTTCCATGGGGAGGTCACC TTTGATACAACCAAATCGGATGGGCAGTTTAAGAAGACGGCCAGTAACAGGAAGCTTCGGACCTACCTGCCCAACTTCCGGTTTACACCCTTCAAGCAGG CTGTGAAGGAGACCTGCGCCTGGTTCACCCAGAACTATGAGCAGGCCCGGAAGTGA
- the GFUS gene encoding GDP-L-fucose synthase isoform X1, whose amino-acid sequence MAWARSPQTQDRRPNHVSARGAVNMSEPGGSVRVLVTGGSGLVGRAIQEVVADGAGLPGEDWVFVSSKDADLTDAAQTRALFEKVRPTHVIHLAAMVGGLFRNIKYNLDFWRKNVHINDNVLHSAFEVGVRKVVSCLSTCIFPDKTTYPIDETMIHNGPPHSSNFGYSYAKRMIDVQNRAYFQQHGCTFTAVIPTNVFGPHDNFNIEDGHVLPGLIHKVHLAKSSGSALTVWGTGRPRRQFIYSRDLARLFVWVLREYNEVEPIILSVGEEDEVSIQEAAEAVVEAMDFHGEVTFDTTKSDGQFKKTASNRKLRTYLPNFRFTPFKQAVKETCAWFTQNYEQARK is encoded by the exons ATGGCATGGGCCAGGAGCCCCCAAACCCAAGATCGTCGGCCTAACCACGTGTCCGCTCGAG GTGCAGTCAACATGAGTGAGCCTGGAGGGTCAGTCCGAGTGCTAGTGACAGGGGGATCTGGGCTGGTGGGCAGAGCCATCCAAGAGGTGGTAGCAGATGGAGCTGGACTGCCTGGAGAGGACTGGGTGTTCGTCTCCTCCAAGGACGCGGATCTTAC GGACGCTGCACAGACCCGAGCCCTGTTTGAAAAGGTCCGGCCCACACATGTCATCCACCTTGCGGCAATGGTGGGGGGCCTGTTCCGGAATATCAAATACAACCTGGACTTCTGG AGGAAAAACGTGCACATCAACGACAACGTCCTGCACTCGGCCTTCGAGGTGGGCGTGCGTAAAGTGGTCTCCTGCCTGTCTACCTGTATCTTCCCGGACAAGACCACCTATCCTATCGACGAGACCATG ATCCACAATGGGCCGCCGCACAGCAGCAATTTTGGCTACTCCTATGCCAAGAGGATGATCGACGTGCAGAACAG GGCCTACTTCCAGCAGCATGGCTGCACTTTCACCGCTGTCATCCCCACTAACGTCTTTGGGCCCCACGACAACTTCAACATTGAGGACGGCCACGTGCTGCCCGGCCTCATCCACAAGGTGCACCTGGCCAAGA GCAGCGGCTCCGCCCTGACGGTCTGGGGCACCGGGAGGCCACGGAGGCAGTTCATCTACTCACGG GACCTGGCCCGGCTCTTTGTTTGGGTCCTGCGGGAGTACAATGAGGTGGAGCCCATCATCCTGTCAG TGGGCGAGGAGGATGAGGTCTCCATCCAGGAGGCAGCTGAAGCTGTGGTGGAGGCCATGGACTTCCATGGGGAGGTCACC TTTGATACAACCAAATCGGATGGGCAGTTTAAGAAGACGGCCAGTAACAGGAAGCTTCGGACCTACCTGCCCAACTTCCGGTTTACACCCTTCAAGCAGG CTGTGAAGGAGACCTGCGCCTGGTTCACCCAGAACTATGAGCAGGCCCGGAAGTGA